The Corvus moneduloides isolate bCorMon1 chromosome 25, bCorMon1.pri, whole genome shotgun sequence genome includes a window with the following:
- the DCPS gene encoding m7GpppX diphosphatase yields MAEGPQPKRKREEEEEEKNGGAAAPGGAAAAFTLSDLRVRRVLRESARDKVVFLHAEKIGLSGEGTDAVVILEKTPFQEEKIPDLLKKPMNAELQMHNDIYCTFYLSPPPELSEIKATVVYPATEKHIQKYLRQEVHLIRETWEDYKNITLPFIQSQSFSIQWVYNILEKKAEADRIVHENPDPSNGFVLVPDLKWNQNQLDDLYLIALVHRREIKSLRDLTAEHLPLLRNVLQEGKEAIAKRFGVPGSQLRIYLHYQPSYHHLHVHFTALGYDAPGSSVERAHLLADVIDNLAMDSTYYQKRALTFPLRADEPLFKKFQEAGKV; encoded by the exons ATGGCGGAGGGCCCGCAGCCGAAGAGAaagcgggaggaggaggaggaggagaaaaatggcggggccgccgctccaggcggggccgccgccgccttcACGCTGTCGGACCTGCGGGTGCGGCGCGTCCTGCGGGAGTCGGCGAGGGACAAAGTCGTGTTCCTGCACGCGGAG AAGATTGGCCTCTCTGGAGAGGGCACAGATGCTGTAGTCATCCTGGAAAAGACTCCTTTCCAGGAGGAGAAGATCCCAGACCTGCTGAAGAAGCCCATGAACGCAGAGCTGCAGATGCACAATGACATTTACTGCACGTTCTACCTGAGCCCTCCCCCGGAGCTGAGTG AGATCAAAGCCACGGTGGTTTACCCTGCCACGGAGAAACACATCCAGAAATACCTCCGGCAGGAAGTACACCTCATCCGTGAAACCTGGGAGGATTACAAGAACATAACCCTGCCCTTCATCCAGTCCCAGAGCTTCAGCATCCAG TGGGTGTATAATATCCTGGAGAAAAAAGCTGAGGCTGATCGAATCGTCCATGAAAACCCAGATCCTTCCAATGGCTTTGTTCTGGTTCCAGATTTAAAGTGGAATCAGAACCAG ctcGATGACCTGTACCTGATCGCCCTTGTGCATCGCCGGGAGATCAAGTCTCTGAGGGATCTCACGGCCGAGCACCTCCCGCTGCTGAGGAACGtcctgcaggaagggaag GAGGCCATAGCGAAGCGCTTCGGCGTGCCCGGCTCCCAGCTGCGGATCTACCTGCACTACCAGCCCTCCTACCACCACCTGCACGTGCATTTCACTGCCCTGGGCTACGACGCGCCGGGCAGCTCCGTGGAGAGAGCCCATCTGCTGGCCGATGTCATCGACAACCTGGCCATGGACTCCACGTACTACCAGAAACGGGCTCTGACCTTCCCCCTGCGGGCTGACGAACCCCTGTTTAAGAAAttccaggaggcagggaaagtgTGA
- the TIRAP gene encoding toll/interleukin-1 receptor domain-containing adapter protein, which produces MAGWFRRLLHKPKPSSVESLKSSHSASSSPSSSSSSAKSSSSSSVSLATSSISLSPVSAPDISASDSPRWDKSYDVCICHSEGDVELVEELVSYLEGQPESFRCFLQLRDAVAGSAMVTELCDAVQNSHCWVMLITPGFLQDPWCRYQMHQALAEAPMANGRTIPVLKDVDRKDYPRELRNIYYIYMALKEKSFRQIRDTVMRYLQDLCRSSTKRME; this is translated from the exons ATGGCTG GTTGGTTTAGGCGGCTCCTGCACAAGCCCAAGCCCAGCTCAGTGGAAAGCCTCAAGTCCAGCCACTCTGCTTCAtcctcaccttcctcctcctcatcctctgccaagagctccagctcttccagcGTGAGCTTGGCCACCAGCTCCATCTCCCTGTCGCCTGTGTCAGCACCGGACATCAGCGCCTCGGACAGCCCCCGGTGGGACAAGAGCTATGACGTCTGCATCTGCCACAGTGAGGGGGACGTGGAGCTGGTGGAGGAGCTGGTGTCCTACCTGGAGGGCCAACCTGAGAGCTTCCGTTGCTTCCTGCAGCTGCGGGATGCGGTGGCGGGCAGCGCGAtggtgacagagctgtgtgacGCCGTGCAGAACAGCCACTGCTGGGTCATGCTCATAACCCCCGGCTTCCTGCAGGACCCCTGGTGCAGGTACCAGATGCACCAGGCCTTGGCTGAGGCTCCGATGGCCAACGGACGCACCATCCCAGTGCTGAAGGACGTGGATCGCAAGGATTATCCGAGGGAGCTGCGGAACATCTACTACATCTACATGGCGCTGAAGGAGAAAAGCTTCAGGCAGATCAGAGACACTGTCATGCGCT ACCTCCAGGATCTGTGCCGGAGCTCCACAAAAAGGATGGAGtag